In Chlorobiota bacterium, the sequence TATCGCCGCCGCCGTTATCAACGTCGCGTTGAACACGCGCCATAAAATCGTACCGTTCTTCCGGTGTTTTGGGGTCAATATCAATAATCCAGTTCCGGAAGGTGCGCAGGCCAAGTTGCTCGTGTTGTTCGTAGGCGCGTTTGTCCTTGCGGATAAAGTTTTGGCCATCTACGGCTGGGCTTTCCAGGAAGTCCATGCCGACATATCCAAAGACTTTGCTCCCTTCGCCCGTGGTCTCGGACCACTGCACGCCCAGATTGAGCGTGTCATCAGCTTTGTTGGGAATGGCAATGGAGGTGTGGTCGTTGGCGGGCGCGCCAAGGTCCATATCCATGGCCGGGGCCATCACGCAGTCGAACAGAGTATCGCTTGACCGATTGATGATATCATACTTCAGGAAGATGAAGTCCTTATACTGACCGAAGCCCCACGAGTAAATCGTCTGCTCAACTTGAATGCCAAGGGGATACCCCTGACGCTGAGCCAACCCTTTACCGATTTCGTAGCGGCCTAAGTCGGTATCCTTATACGTGGAGAAGATATCTTCCTGTGAAATGACTGCAGGGCCTTTGCTGTAGGTTGCTCGGTTCCGCTGTGTAAGGTCATCAACGTAGTAGCCGAAGTACCGGTTTACCTTTAGGGTATCCGCCGGATTGGTATCCCACAGTGGCCAGCTGGGTCCGCCGGTAAGGCGGTCGCGCTTGTCGGATGGTTCGCCAGTAAAGTTGTCGTAATCACTGGAGAAGTAGATGCGATTTTTGGAAACCCCTGCTTGGGTTTCATCAATCGTTGACTGGTTAAGCGGATAGGTAACGCGCCCCGGAACCATCCACGAGGCTCCAGAGTTTGGGTTGTAGCTAATAATGGCCATCTTGCGAAGAGTATCGCCAACGCGCTTTAACGCGCCGAACCAAATACCGCCACCAAAGATGTAGGCGTTGCCCGATCCACGAGGCCAAATGCCACCGGCACGGCTGCCGGTAACGTTCAAGCCAAAGATTCCATAGTTCGAGCTTACGAACTCAACGTTGGAAATCTTGTTCTTGATAATCTCAAACGCACTTGAAGGGATGCGTTGAATCTCTGGACCATCGTTCCCCTTCTCCGTTTTCTCCCCCTGCTGCTGCTGGCCATCCTTTGTTTTGCCGATAGCCTGCTGCGTGGGTGCCCCAAGGAACAACCCCAACAGCAGCACCAGCCACCAGCCTGTTATTGTTCGTAGTTTCATTAGTGTATCCTGGTATATCGTGTGTGTCTGGCTTTAGAACGTCAGGCGAACCCCAACGGCAATTGTGCGCGGTGCTGCGTAATTATTACGGAAGCTCTGAACGGTAGAGACCAGCCGCTGATACCCCTCATACTTCTCCAACTGCGTCACGACACCGTCAAGGTTCGTGTCGCCGTACGGGTTGTACAGGCGTTGGCCGTAGCGGTCGTATTGGTTTGCCGAGAAGGTTTCCGGGCGGGCTGGGTCAATATCACGGAAGAAGGTAAACGCCGTGAAGTCGCCCAACTGGCGGTTCAAGGATGTTCCGTTGTTATCGGGGCTGCCGGTTGTGGCGTAGTAGCTAACGGCTGCGGTATTGTTCAGCACGTTGAAGATGTCAGCAAAGAAGCTGATTTCCGAACTACCAAAGCCTTCACCAAACCAATCGCCCAACTTGAAGCCTTTCTCGATATGGATATCGGTGTTAAAGCTGGATGGGTAACGCTCGCTGTTGAACTGCCCAAGCTGCTCCCCCTTGGTGTTGGTGCGGGTGTATGGAAGCCCCGAACCAAAGACCGTGGTAAACTGGATGTAAGCATTCTCCAACGGATAGATGCCGCCAATGGATGGCCCAGCATCGTTCCCCCAGTTTGCCGTCAGCTGCACGTTCAGCTTGTGGGTCTGGTCGTAGCTTAGCGGGAACTCGAACAACGGGGCTTTACGCTGCTGGCCAGTGTATGGATCCACGCTTTGCTGTATGCCGTAGTTTGATCCAGGATTAGATGCAGTTCCTACTGCCTTTTGCAACGTGTAGTTCAACGAGAACGACAGGTTGTCAACCAAATTGCCACCAGCCTGAAGCTCCACACCACGGACGTTCCCATATTCCTGAACGGTATAAAGGAAGTACGGCGAAGGAACTGCCGGGACATACGTCACCCCGGTTTGGTTATAGATGTCGCGATAGAATGCCGAGATGTCAATGGTGTAGTTTCCATCAATCTGCGCGGTGTATCCCATCTCATAGTTGAACACCTTCTGGGGGTCAATGTCAGGATTTCCGAAGATCTGATTGCCGCGGATAGCATCGCCGTAGGCGTTGTCGTACAGCAAATTGAAGTCCGGCATCTTGAACATCATTGCGAAGTTGACGCGGAACTGCGAAGCGTCGGTGATCGGATAGCTAACGCCAACGCGTGGGCTAACCTGGAACTTCATGCTGGCATCGCCAACGGAGTCCAACGAGGCGATGACATCGCCAGGCGTGCCACGGCGCGGAGGGGCCGATTGCGTGTTCGGGTTCATAAAGTCGAACCGAACACCAGGGGTTAGCACAATGGATTTGTAGCTAAACTGAGTGCTGAGATAGAAAGAACCTTTCCACGGGTTGTACGGGTTTTTCAGGTAATCAGCAATCCGGCCCGTGGTGTCTTTTGAGGATAGCAACGGACTTTCGTACCCGTAGATGTCGAAGAACGGGTTTTGGTCGTACGGATTCTGGTTGCTGTAGCGGCGCAGCGTGTAGTAGCTGAAATCACCGCCAACTTTTACAAGCGTGCGGACATCGCTAAGATCAACGAACGTTTCGTACTTCCCCGTAAAGGTGAAGGTGTTCGACTCGCGCTGCTCGATGCCACCATCGGCCCCGTGAACTGGGAAGTTTCCGTCAGCAAGCCCGTACGGATTACGGCTTGCCCCTGGTGCTTCCTCACCCTCATAGAAGCCTGTGATGCTGTTGCGGCGGAAGCTGCTGAACGACTCCGGGTTGAACGGATTCAGGATGATCTCTTGCGAAGGAAGCTCGTAATCATCAATTGCGTTATTCCGATCGGCATCCACAGGGTCAGGAATATCAAACGATGAGAAGAAGCCGTAGGACTTCGTCTCATCCTTGCGGCCAAACCGATATTTGTTCAGCACGTATGCACCGGTCACTTCAAGGAAGGATGCTTCATCCAAGGTGTGGAAGTACCGTGCCAGCACGCGGTTGATAATCGTGTTCTCATCGCCCGACTGCCAATCCCCTTCCACCAATGCTGTGTTCGTATCGAACCGCGCCACCCCGTTGGAGGAATCACGGAAGAACACAGGGTTGTCGGTTTTGTAATAGCTGCCCCAGTCCCCGCCCTCACGAGTTGTCAACCCAGTTTCCCCACCAAGCTCAAGGAAGATTGAGTTTGAGAGGTTGTACTTCAGCTTGGTGTTGAAGTTGTAGATCCGGGCTGACTGATTTGGCAGGTGGCCTAAATCCGTTGGGGAAAGTGCTTTCCCTTTGCCCCATAGCTGCTCGGCAATTGCGCGGCGGCTATTGGCATACTCCGGCGTCATGTCGAACACCTTGTAGTTAGCACCGGTAAAATCTACCGGCTGGTACGCACCGGTGATGAAGAACGTCAGGCCGTCCGTAATCGGTCCGCCGAACGCCACATCGAATAACTGCCGCCCCGACCCGTTCACCTCCAACCCAGGAAGCGTGGTGTCTTGGACCGTGCCAGCTTTTTTGACGGTGATCGCATCGCTCATTCCATACAATGCTGGAACCTGAGTGCGGAAGCGGATGCTCCCCTCGTAACGGTCGTTACGCCCGGACTTCGTCACCGAGTTGACAACACCCGATAAGATGTCGCCATACTGAGCGTCGAAGCTGGAGGCGATAACCTGCACTTCCTGCACCGCAAGCGCGGAAACGGTGGGGTAATACCGGGCACTGGTGGAACCGAACCCGCCGGTAAACGGGTCGCCAACGCTGACCCCGTCAACACGGACCGAGGTCTCGCTTGCGCGCCCGCCACGGATGCCAAAGCCGTTCTGCCCAGTGGTGTTTACCGAGCTTGTTAGGGCAACGGCATCAATCACCGAGGTCCGCGACCCCTTGGCCAGCGCATCGCCATCCACTTTGCGAACGGTTCCGGTTTGCTCCGGGACGATGACATCTTTTTTGGCACTAACGGTGATCTCCTTGCCAACCACAGCTTTCGTGGTCAGCGTCACCTTCATTTCGGTGACTTGATCCACCGAAATGCGGACGGATCGTTTGAATGGCTGATAGCCGACACCGGTCACGGTGATCTCGTAATCACCGGCGCGGATGCCGTTAATCAGGAATTTTCCGTCCGGTTTGGAGATACCTCCTTGGTTGGTTCCGCCAACGCGGATGGTCGCGCCTGCGACCGCTTTGCCGTCGTCGTCCGTTACCTTCCCCGAAAGGGTGCCCGTGATTTGGGCAAGCAGGGTGGCCGGAGCAAGGACAAGGCATGCTGCTAAACAGAGTAGCCTGCGGTTCATTCAATCACTCCTGTCAAAATGGATTGATGATGTGTATTGCTGAGAGTGTTAGGATTCAGTTGCCTGTGGGCGCGGATTGCGCCTTCCATGAGATGCTGTTGGATTCGCACGATCTGCCCGTTGGGAACACCCCAATAAGGCGTGCGTCAAAGTTGTCAAGATGCTGAACGGCGGCAACGCCGAATGGCACGACGAGGCAGGGAAGTAACCCAGAACGGCCAATGCCTCGCTCGGAATGGCAGGGCCGAATATAGCCCCATGCCTTGCTAACCACAAAACAAGATTTCAAGTTCTCATCATTCTCCACGTGCCCCCCGTTTTTTGCTTGTTTTCCCCAATCTCTTCCCTCAACTGAACAACGTAACCGCCACCACCGTGAAAGTTACTCACGGGGGAAGGAGGTCTTCCCCCGCGAGTTTACTTCCCTTTCACCTCTCTCTTGCTCTATCAATGCCCCATGCAGCGGGTGCGTGCTTTTTCGCCAGGCATCGTAAACTCCGATTCGTCACGGGGTGAGGATCGGCTTTCCCCCTCCTTAAAACTTCACGGCGAACCCAACCGCCACGGTGCGCGGCTGCTGGTAGTTGGCACGCAGGCTTTGGGCGGTGGCCACGTACCGCTGGTAGCCTTCGTACCGCTCCTGCTGGGTGACAACTCCATCAAGATTCACATCGGCATAAGGGTTGTACAGGCGGTGGCCAAAGCGGTCGTACTGGTTTGCGTCGAACGTCTCGGGGCGGGCCGGATCACTATCCTTGTGGTATGGGGTGGCAACAAAATCGCCAATCCGCAGGTCCAGTGTCCGCCCGTCGGCATCGGCGTTGCCGCTGATGGAGAAAAGCGATCCCCCAACGTTCCGGCTAATCGCCACCCCGCTGGCGGCGGTAAGGTTCAGCAGGTTGTTGATGTCGGCAAACAAGCGCAACTCCATCTCCCCAAACGACTCGCCAAACAGGTCGGCCAACCGGAACGTCCGCTCGATATGGGCATCGGTGTTGAACCGCGAGGGGAATCGCCGTGCGTTCATTTCGCTAAGCTGCACCCCCCGCGACGACTCCAGCGTGTACGGAATCCCCGTGGCAAAGCTGGCCCCCAAACTGATGGTTGTCCCCTCCAACGGCAATATCCCACCGATTGATGGCCCCTCCCCCTTCCGCCACACAAACGCCACGTTCAGGTTCGCTTTGTGGGCCACGTCAAAACTTAATG encodes:
- a CDS encoding TonB-dependent receptor, translated to MNRRLLCLAACLVLAPATLLAQITGTLSGKVTDDDGKAVAGATIRVGGTNQGGISKPDGKFLINGIRAGDYEITVTGVGYQPFKRSVRISVDQVTEMKVTLTTKAVVGKEITVSAKKDVIVPEQTGTVRKVDGDALAKGSRTSVIDAVALTSSVNTTGQNGFGIRGGRASETSVRVDGVSVGDPFTGGFGSTSARYYPTVSALAVQEVQVIASSFDAQYGDILSGVVNSVTKSGRNDRYEGSIRFRTQVPALYGMSDAITVKKAGTVQDTTLPGLEVNGSGRQLFDVAFGGPITDGLTFFITGAYQPVDFTGANYKVFDMTPEYANSRRAIAEQLWGKGKALSPTDLGHLPNQSARIYNFNTKLKYNLSNSIFLELGGETGLTTREGGDWGSYYKTDNPVFFRDSSNGVARFDTNTALVEGDWQSGDENTIINRVLARYFHTLDEASFLEVTGAYVLNKYRFGRKDETKSYGFFSSFDIPDPVDADRNNAIDDYELPSQEIILNPFNPESFSSFRRNSITGFYEGEEAPGASRNPYGLADGNFPVHGADGGIEQRESNTFTFTGKYETFVDLSDVRTLVKVGGDFSYYTLRRYSNQNPYDQNPFFDIYGYESPLLSSKDTTGRIADYLKNPYNPWKGSFYLSTQFSYKSIVLTPGVRFDFMNPNTQSAPPRRGTPGDVIASLDSVGDASMKFQVSPRVGVSYPITDASQFRVNFAMMFKMPDFNLLYDNAYGDAIRGNQIFGNPDIDPQKVFNYEMGYTAQIDGNYTIDISAFYRDIYNQTGVTYVPAVPSPYFLYTVQEYGNVRGVELQAGGNLVDNLSFSLNYTLQKAVGTASNPGSNYGIQQSVDPYTGQQRKAPLFEFPLSYDQTHKLNVQLTANWGNDAGPSIGGIYPLENAYIQFTTVFGSGLPYTRTNTKGEQLGQFNSERYPSSFNTDIHIEKGFKLGDWFGEGFGSSEISFFADIFNVLNNTAAVSYYATTGSPDNNGTSLNRQLGDFTAFTFFRDIDPARPETFSANQYDRYGQRLYNPYGDTNLDGVVTQLEKYEGYQRLVSTVQSFRNNYAAPRTIAVGVRLTF